Proteins co-encoded in one Brassica oleracea var. oleracea cultivar TO1000 chromosome C4, BOL, whole genome shotgun sequence genomic window:
- the LOC106339853 gene encoding uncharacterized protein LOC106339853, which yields MEMVKQDNRRHLNAKIEQLEQGVREVRKLVSDKKDREAAMIQVLIGMEQEHKVTEDARRAAEQDAAAQRHAAQVLQDKYEEAVAGLAEMEERAVMAESMLEATLQYHKAQPSPRYVLSYTYKY from the exons ATGGAGATGGTCAAACAAGACAATCGGCGTCACCTGAATGCTAAG ATTGAGCAGTTAGAGCAAGGGGTGAGAGAGGTTCGAAAGCTTGTTTCTGATAAGAAGGATCGAGAAGCTGCTATGATACAG GTGTTGATTGGGATGGAGCAAGAACATAAGGTAACGGAAGATGCACGGAGAGCTGCTGAGCAGGATGCAGCAGCGCAGAGACATGCTGCCCAAGTGCTTCAG GACAAATATGAGGAAGCTGTTGCTGGGCTTGCTGAGATGGAGGAGAGGGCAGTAATGGCAGAGTCAATGTTGGAGGCGACTTTGCAGTATCATAAAGCACAACCTTCACCACGGTATGTTTTATCATATACCTACAAATATTAA
- the LOC106339166 gene encoding S-locus-specific glycoprotein S6-like, which translates to MKGVQNIYNNAYSVSSLLVFFVLILFRPALSINSTNKLSSSESLTISSNRTLVSPGGAFELGFFKPSALPRWYLGIRYKKVSEKTYAWVANRDNPLSTSSGTLKISGNNLHLLDQFNKTVWWTSLPSRDAPVTAEVLPNGNFVLRHSYNDDPSEFLWQSFDFPTDTLLPEMKQGYDLKTGRNRFLTSWRSSDDPASGNFTFNLETQWGLPEFILRMNHGWVEARSGPWNGIEFSGDARIRLHGFQFYSFRMTNHSIYSILTTRDWMLERVTWTSTSSEWAERDEWVGRSISGY; encoded by the exons ATGAAAGGTGTACAAAACATTTACAACAATGCTTACAGCGTCTCGTCCTTGCTCGTCTTCTTTGTCCTGATTCTGTTTCGTCCGGCCCTCTCGATCAATTCCACCAATAAATTGTCGTCTTCAGAGTCTCTCACAATCTCAAGCAACAGAACACTTGTATCTCCTGGCGGAGCCTTCGAGCTTGGTTTCTTCAAACCCTCGGCACTTCCGCGTTGGTATCTCGGAATACGGTATAAGAAAGTCTCAGAGAAGACGTACGCATGGGTCGCCAACAGAGACAACCCTCTCTCTACATCCAGTGGTACCCTCAAAATCTCTGGTAACAATCTTCACCTGCTAGATCAGTTCAATAAAACTGTTTGGTGGACGAGTCTTCCTAGCCGCGATGCGCCGGTGACGGCAGAGGTTCTCCCCAACGGAAACTTTGTACTGAGACACTCCTACAACGACGACCCTAGTGAATTCTTGTGGCAGAGTTTCGATTTTCCGACAGATACTTTACTTCCGGAGATGAAACAAGGTTACGATCTCAAAACAGGGCGCAACAGGTTTCTTACATCATGGAGAAGTTCGGATGATCCGGCGAGCGGGAACTTCACGTTCAACCTCGAAACTCAATGGGGATTGCCTGAATTTATTCTTCGTATGAATCATGGATGGGTAGAGGCAAGGAGCGGTCCCTGGAATGGAATCGAGTTTAGCGGCGATGCGAGGATCAGATTACATGGTTTCCAATTTTACAGCTTCCGTATGACCAACCATAGCATCTACTCGATATTGACAACGAGAGACTGGATGCTCGAGCGAGTCACGTGGACCTCGACATCATCAGAATGGGCAGAGCGGGATGAGTGGGTAGGCCGTTCAATATCTGG ATACTAA